One genomic region from Phragmites australis chromosome 1, lpPhrAust1.1, whole genome shotgun sequence encodes:
- the LOC133918231 gene encoding ATP synthase subunit beta, mitochondrial-like, producing MATRRALSSVLRSASRLRVASPSPCRRAPLHHRPSPAGFLLNRAAAYASSAAAQAAPAPPPAATGKSTGGGGKITDEFTGAGAIGQVCQVIGAVVDVRFDEGLPPILTALEVLDNNIRLVLEVAQHLGEKMVRTIAMDGTEGLVRGQSVLNTGSPITVPVGRATLGRIMNVIGEPIDERGDIKTNHFLPIHREAPAFVEQATEQQILVTGIKVVDLLAPYQRGGKIGLFGGAGVGKTVLIMELINNVAKAHGGFSVFAGVGERTREGNDLYREMIESGVIKLGDKQSESKCALVYGQMNEPPGARARVGLTGLTVAEHFRDAEGQDVLLFIDNIFRFTQANSEVSALLGRIPSAVGYQPTLATDLGGLQERITTTKKGSITSVQAIYVPADDLTDPAPATTFAHLDATTVLSRQISELGIYPAVDPLDSTSRMLSPHVLGEDHYNTARGVQKVLQNYKNLQDIIAILGMDELSEDDKLTVARARKIQRFLSQPFHVAEVFTGAPGKYVELKESVKSFQGVLDGKYDDLSEQSFYMVGGIEEVIAKAEKIAKESAS from the exons atggcgacgcgacgggccctctcctcCGTCCTTCGCTCCGCCTCCCGCCTCCGCGTCGCCTCCCCGTCCCCGTGCCGGCGCGCGCCCCTCCACCATCGCCCGTCCCCCGCTGGCTTCCTTCTCAACCGCGCCGCCGCCTacgcctcctccgccgcggcgCAGGCGGCGCCCGCCCCGCCGCCCGCGGCCACCGGTAagagcaccggcggcggcggcaagatCACCGATGAGTTCACCGGCGCCGGGGCGATCGGGCAGGTGTGCCAGGTCATTGGTGCCGTTGTGGACGTGCGGTTCGACGAGGGTCTGCCCCCGATCTTGACGGCGCTGGAGGTGCTCGACAACAACATCCGCCTGGTGCTCGAGGTGGCGCAGCATCTCGGGGAGAAGATGGTGCGCACCATCGCCATGGACGGGACCGAGGGTCTCGTCCGCGGCCAGAGTGTGCTCAACACCGGCTCTCCCATCACC GTCCCTGTTGGTAGGGCAACACTTGGGCGTATTATGAATGTGATTGGCGAGCCTATTGATGAGAGGGGAGATATAA AGACAAACCACTTCCTTCCTATCCATCGTGAAGCCCCTGCCTTTGTTGAGCAAGCTACAGAGCAGCAAATTCTTGTTACTGGAATCAAG GTCGTGGATCTTCTCGCGCCCTATCAAAGAGGTGGTAAAATTGGTCTCTTCGGTGGTGCCGGGGTGGGCAAAACTGTCCTTATTATGGAGTTGATCAACAATGTTGCCAAGGCCCATG GTGGTTTCTCTGTCTTTGCTGGTGTTGGAGAACGTACTCGTGAGGGTAATGACTTGTACAGGGAAATGATTGAGAGCGGTGTCATTAAGCTTGGTGACAAGCAG AGTGAGAGCAAGTGTGCTCTTGTCTACGGTCAAATGAATGAGCCTCCTGGTGCTCGTGCTCGTGTTGGACTGACTGGTTTGACTGTTGCTGAGCATTTCCGTGATGCTGAAGGACAGGATGTGCTTCTATTCATCGATAACATTTTCCGTTTCACTCAG GCGAACTCTGAGGTGTCTGCTCTTCTTGGGCGTATTCCATCTGCTGTGGGATACCAACCCACTCTTGCTACTGATCTTGGTGGACTGCAAGAGCGGATTACCACCACAAAGAAGGGTTCTATTACATCTGTTCAAGCTATTTATGTGCCCGCTGATGACTTGACAGATCCTGCCCCTGCAACCACCTTCGCCCATCTCGATGCTACTACTGTGTTGTCACGACAG ATTTCTGAGCTTGGTATTTATCCTGCTGTCGACCCTCTGGACTCTACATCCAGAATGTTGTCCCCCCATGTGTTGGGTGAAGATCACTACAACACTGCTCGTGGAGTTCAGAAGGTTCTTCAGAACTACAAGAATCTTCAAGATATTATTGCCATTTTGGGAATGGACGAGCTCAGTGAAGATGACAAGTTGACAGTCGCCCGTGCTAGGAAGATTCAGCGGTTCCTTAGCCAGCCTTTCCATGTTGCTGAAGTTTTCACAGGTGCACCTGGAAAGTATGTTGAGCTGAAGGAGAGTGTTAAAAGTTTCCAG GGTGTTTTGGATGGCAAGTATGATGACCTTTCCGAGCAGTCGTTCTACATGGTTGGAGGAATAGAGGAAGTCATTGCCAAGGCTGAGAAGATCGCCAAGGAGTCTGCATCCTAA